From the genome of Gambusia affinis linkage group LG04, SWU_Gaff_1.0, whole genome shotgun sequence:
tttaaaattatctgGGTATCTGTGTCAGTCGGTCTTTGTCATATCTTTCCTCCGTGTCCGTCCCTTGTTCCATCGTGGCCCCTCCGTGATAAAACACGGCCACCGTGGTGTTTCCGCTGTCCTGACTCCCCCGCGTGTTCGTGGACACGCTCAACTTTGCCTTCAGGGTGCTGTCTCGCCTCTGCTGCCTGGCCTCGTTGTTCGTCAGCATGGTCTCCACCGCTGTACTCACCGCCGACAGAAAGCCTCCTCCGCGGCAGCGCAACAGGCGAAGGAAGGCGTCTCTAAAGTCTGCGTTGAACGCATAAATAACCGGATTTAGGGAGGAGTTACTCCACCCgatccacacaaacacatcgAAGGTTTTCTCGCTGACACAGCAGGGGCCGCGGTGGGCTCCAGGGGCCCCTGGTCCGGGGCAAAAGGGTAGAGCGCAGTTCAGGATGAAGAAGGGCAGccagcagcaaacaaaaactCCCATTATGATGCTCAGAGTCTTCAGCACTTTGGTCTCTTTCCTGATGGAGACTCTGAGCTCCCGGTGTGACTGATTGGGGCACTGGGAATCAGGGTGGATGCTGATGCGGGACTGGTAGGAGCTGGCACCGATGTCTGTGCACATGTGCGGGAACAGCTCGGGCACGTGTGACCGGCAGCTCTGGGCGTGCTCCGCCGCGCGCTCCAAGGAAGATATTACCCGGATCTGCGTCTGGGCAATCCGGTAAATCCGGGTGTAGGTGACGATCATGATCACAACGGGGATGTAGAAGCTGATAAGGGAGGAAGAGATTGCGTAAGTGCGGCTCAGACTCGAGTCACAGCTCCCCTCGGTGCTCTCCAGGCGTGGAATCACGCGCCCGCCGGGGTCACTGATTTCAGCCCGGTGCCAGTCCAGCTGCACGGGAACAAAGGAGATCACGACGGACACTGTCCACGTCGCCCCGATCATCACGAAGGCCACCCTCTTGTTCATGCTGCGCTCGTAGCAAAACGGGCTGGAGATTGCCCAGTATCGGTCCACGCTGATCATGCACAGGTTGAGGATGGAGGCCGTGGAGCACATGATGTCGCAGGCCAGCCATGTCTTACAGAAGTCGCCGAACGGCCAGAAGCCGGCTACTTCAGCTGCGGCTTTCCACGGCATCACCAGCACCGCTACCAGGAGATCCGACAGAGCCAGGGACACGATGAAGATGTTGGTCACCTTGGCGCGCAGGTGGCGGTAGCGATACACGGCCGCGCACACGGTCATGTTGCCCACGAGCGTCCAAATGATTAGCAGCACCAGGACGCATCCGGTGAGAGCTCTGTGCGCCGGCGGGTCTTCCCGGCTGCCCGCTCCAACCAGCGCCAAGCCGGTGGTGTTATTCATTGTCCAGAGCCAAAAAGGACCACATGGCAAACTGCAAAACCTATATTAATAGGTTAAAAGCCGCACGCAGTTACAGTGGGAATGGCGCAGCATGATGAGTCCAGACTAAtctatgctgctgctgctgctgctgctgctgctgctgctgtgagcGCACGGCAGATCTACAGGGGACAGCCAGGCACAACCAGCTGACTGCCCAGACGGCTCTGAGAAGGTGGTCACATGAGACAGGAGACCAGTGAGCAATTTCAGCAATGAAAGAAATAACTGCTATGTATAGTTTCCCACTCATTTTCAAATCAGAACTTCTCCTTTTGCTGCTTTACGAAAAAGATGGCtaagaataaaaaacacttcACAACAGTTATTGTTTGTTAAAAGCAATAAAGACTATTCTTTACA
Proteins encoded in this window:
- the LOC122830175 gene encoding D(1) dopamine receptor-like, which gives rise to MNNTTGLALVGAGSREDPPAHRALTGCVLVLLIIWTLVGNMTVCAAVYRYRHLRAKVTNIFIVSLALSDLLVAVLVMPWKAAAEVAGFWPFGDFCKTWLACDIMCSTASILNLCMISVDRYWAISSPFCYERSMNKRVAFVMIGATWTVSVVISFVPVQLDWHRAEISDPGGRVIPRLESTEGSCDSSLSRTYAISSSLISFYIPVVIMIVTYTRIYRIAQTQIRVISSLERAAEHAQSCRSHVPELFPHMCTDIGASSYQSRISIHPDSQCPNQSHRELRVSIRKETKVLKTLSIIMGVFVCCWLPFFILNCALPFCPGPGAPGAHRGPCCVSEKTFDVFVWIGWSNSSLNPVIYAFNADFRDAFLRLLRCRGGGFLSAVSTAVETMLTNNEARQQRRDSTLKAKLSVSTNTRGSQDSGNTTVAVFYHGGATMEQGTDTEERYDKDRLTQIPR